Proteins found in one Drosophila busckii strain San Diego stock center, stock number 13000-0081.31 chromosome 2R, ASM1175060v1, whole genome shotgun sequence genomic segment:
- the LOC108604442 gene encoding polycomb protein Scm, protein MSGGRDSSASAISGTNGNSAATNSSSTATTTTPQTPTQRARGRPAKRATCTWCGEGKLALQYVLPTQTGKKEFCSETCIAEFRKAYSKGACTQCDNVIREGAPNKEFCSMMCMNKHQKKNGSTRHHAGGAGAAGVLDSDRKSISSGAPAPTGPFQYESFHVFDWDAYLEETGSEAAPAECFKQALNPPTNDFKIGMKLEALDPRNVTSTCIATVVGVLGSRLRLRLDGSDSQNDFWRLVDSTEIHAIGHCEKNGGMLQPPLGFRMNASSWPGYLCKILNNAMVAPEDIFQPEPSTPMDNLFKVGQKLEAVDKKNPQLICCATVDAIKDDQIHVTFDGWRGAFDYWCNYRSRDIFPAGWCARSCHPMQPPGHKSRMDSSSGKQRCPRPRYTVIAESDAMVPASPVTAHFHPNCKGGPFISSSKLPSMVTGPTHQTLAKLCLQEVLAASTDTQQLSKLLFSLEGDVHIVTAAGKNFTVKIPSPLRMKDDDSLAQFIETLCTTCRACANLISLVPDTEECKKCANSRKRQLAQTATPPSSPVLADKRGRQSKSTTPTPIATTTSPIDKPVIVKEELDVKAQQPQSSSKSLASKESLNHNSHSSSNSKKSNCNNNGSITKLSIKTEPNGMTFTATSMGPTSSSQSQTQALRKVRFVHHSTINNKQNNNGKSNQETNSSSSTTPPTNSCNSSSSLAGGTASASSIGKYLAPLVAEVHPEQLTSKLQSNYYKSPTTLSSSASFPSSVSTPFTASQSACSAAPAASAAKAATAPVAAAVSSSYASMAITSPLNTPTASAALSHLRAQPVDWTIEEVIQYIETNDNTLAVHGDLFRKHEIDGKALLLLNSEMMMKYMGLKLGPALKICNLVNKVNGRRNNLAL, encoded by the exons ATGTCTGGGGGACGCGACAGCAGTGCCAGCGCTATCAGTGGTACCAACGGAAATAGCGCAGCCACCAATAGCAGttcaacagcaacgacaacaacaccACAAACTCCGACACAGCGAGCGCGTGGGCGTCCCGCCAAGCGGGCAACCTGCACATGGTGTGGAGAGGGTAAGTTGGCGCTGCAGTACGTCCTGCCCACACAAACCGGTAAGAAGGAGTTTTGCTCAGAGACGTGCATCGCTGAGTTTCGCAAGGCATACAGCAAGGGGGCGTGTACACAGTGCGATAACGTTATACGCGAGGGCGCACCCAACAAGGAGTTTTGCTCTATGATGTGCATGAACAAGCACCAAAAGAAGAACGGTTCGACGAGACACCATGCcggcggcgctggcgctgctggtgTTTTAGATAGTGATCGTAAATCAATAAGCAGCGGAGCGCCAGCACCGACAGGACCCTTTCAATATGAGAGCTTCCACGTCTTTGATTGGGATGCTTACCTTGAG GAAACCGGCAGCGAGGCCGCTCCCGCCGAGTGTTTTAAGCAGGCGCTCAATCCGCCTACTAATGACTTTAAGATTGGCATGAAACTTGAGGCTCTGGATCCACGTAACGTCACTTCCACCTGCATTGCCACCGTGGTGGGTGTATTGGGCTCTAGGCTGCGCCTGCGACTCGATGGCAGTGACTCTCAGAACGACTTTTGGCGTCTGGTCGACTCAACGGAGATCCATGCCATTGGGCACTGTGAGAAAAATGGGGGCATGTTGCAACCTCCTCTCGGCTTTCGTATGAATGCGTCCAGCTGGCCGGGATATCTCTGTAAAATACTTAACAATGCAATGGTTGCACCAGAGGACATTTTCCAGCCAGAGCCGTCAACACCTATGGACAATCTGTTCAAAGTAGGCCAAAAGCTGGAAGCTGTAGACAAGAAGAATCCGCAGCTGATTTGTTGCGCCACAGTAGATGCCATTAAAGACGACCAAATCCATGTCACATTTGACGGCTGGCGCGGTGCCTTCGACTATTGGTGCAATTATCGCTCACGAGACATCTTTCCCGCTGGCTGGTGTGCCCGTAGCTGCCATCCCATGCAGCCACCAGGTCACAAATCGCGTATGGATTCCAGCTCCGGAAAGCAGCGTTGCCCACGTCCTCGCTACACAGTCATTGCCGAGTCTGACGCCATGGTACCGGCATCGCCTGTTACGGCGCATTTTCACCCAAACTGCAAGGGTGGCCCTTTTATCAGCAGCTCTAAGTTGCCTTCAATGGTAACAGGTCCCACTCACCAGACGCTTGCTAAACTTTGCCTGCAGGAAGTGCTGGCTGCTAGCACTGACACACAACAGTTATCCAAGCTGCTATTCTCGTTGGAAGGCGATGTACATATTGTAACAGCAGCCGGAAAAAACTTTACG GTAAAAATTCCATCACCGCTGCGCATGAAGGATGATGACAGCTTGGCTCAGTTCATTGAGACTTTATGCACCACATGCAGGGCATGTGCTAATCTCATCTCACTTGTACCGGATACCGAAGAATGCAAAAAGTGCGCAAACAGTCGCAAGCGACAGCTGGCACAAACAGCAACACCCCCCTCCTCCCCAGTGCTAGCCGATAAGCGTGGCCGCCAGTCCAAATCGACCACACCCACGCCTATAGCTACAACCACTTCACCTATTGACAAACCTGTAATTGTCAAGGAGGAACTAGACGTTAAGGCGCAACAGCCACAGTCATCATCGAAATCGCTAGCCAGTAAAGAGTCACTAAAccacaacagccacagcagtaGCAATAGCAAGAAAAGTAATTGTAATAACAATGGAAGCATTACAAAACTGAGCATTAAGACGGAACCTAATGGCATGACCTTTACCGCAACATCGATGGGACCGACCTCATCGTCTCAAAGTCAAACACAAGCGTTGCGCAAAGTAAGATTCGTGCATCACAGCAcgataaacaacaaacaaaataataatggcAAATCGAACCAGgagacaaacagcagcagttcgACAACGCCACCGACTAACAGCTGTAACTCCAGTAGCAGTCTAGCCGGCGGCACGGCCAGTGCAAGCTCTATTGGTAAATATTTGGCTCCGTTAGTGGCTGAAGTGCATCCGGAGCAATTGACATCCAAGTTGCAGAGCAACTACTACAAATCGCCAACGACCTTATCCTCAAGCGCATCGTTTCCTTCGTCAGTGTCCACGCCATTCACAGCCTCCCAGTCAGCTTGTTCGGCAGCACCTGCTGCGAGTGCAGCCAAGGCAGCTACAGCgccagttgcagcagctgtatCTAGCAGTTATGCGAGCATGGCTATCACCTCTCCATTGAATACACCAACAGCATCTGCAGCCTTATCACATTTGCGGGCGCAGCCAGTCGATTGGACCATTGAGGAGGTTATCCAGTACATCGAAACCAATGATAACACTTTGGCCGTACATGGCGATCTCTTCAGGAAGCAT GAAATTGATGGCAAAGCATTGCTTCTACTCAACTCAGAGATGATGATGAAGTATATGGGCCTAAAATTGGGACCAGccttaaaaatttgcaatctAGTAAATAAGGTGAACGGACGACGTAATAATCTGGCATTGTAA
- the LOC108603863 gene encoding bifunctional methylenetetrahydrofolate dehydrogenase/cyclohydrolase, mitochondrial isoform X2, with the protein MAQIIDGNRIANEVRCEVRLQLEKFVGAGNRVPHLTAIIVGEDPASQTYVEKKIIACKEVGISSETKALPITTTQEELLKLIDELNNDDKVNGLLVQLPLPAGIDERIICNAVSAAKDVDGFNELNIGRLALDMKGIVPATPLGVKTLLERYNINTFGRNAVVIGRSKNVSLPIAILLHSDGRNATKGMDATVTICHRYTPPKELTRVCRQADIIVVAVGKPGLITKDMVKPGACIIDVGISRIPDEATGKFKLVGDVEFDEVREVAGHITPVPGGVGPMTVAMLMKNTLNAAKSQAGCADK; encoded by the exons ATGGCTCAAATCATCGATGGCAACAGAATCGCCAATGAAGTGCGGTGTGAAGTGCGTCTGCAGTTGGAGAAATTTGTGGGCGCGGGAAATCGTGTACCTCATTTGACGGCTATTATCGTGGGCGAAGATCCGGCTAGCCAGACATATGTggagaaaaaaattattgcatgtAAAGAGGTTGGCATTAGCAGTGAGACAAAGGCATTGCCCATTACTACCACCCAGGAGGAGTTGCTCAAGCTTATAGATGAGCTGAACAATGATGACAAGGTTAACGGATTGCTGGTACAGCTACCGCTACCGGCAGGGATCGATGAGCGTATCATTTGCAATGCGGTATCCGCCGCCAAGGACGTGGATGGATTTAATGAGTTGAACATTGGCCGCTTGGCCCTCGATATGAAGGGCATTGTGCCTGCGACGCCGCTTGGTGTGAAGACATTGCTGGAACGATACAACATCAATACCTTTGGCCGCAATGCTGTTGTGATTGGACGTTCTAAGAACGTTAGTCTTCCCATTGCCATATTGCTGCATTCGGATGGCAGAAATGCGACAAAAGGGATGGACGCTACCGTAACCATCTGTCATCGCTACACTCCTCCTAAAGAGCTGACTAGAGTTTGCCGACAGGCAGACATTATTGTAGTTGCAGTGGGAAAGCCAGGGCTTATTACAAAAGATATGGTCAAACCAGGAGCTTGCATTATTGATGTTGGCATTTCCAGAATTCCAGACGAGGCCACCGGAAAATTTAAGCTAGTTGGCGACGTTGAGTTTGATG AAGTACGTGAAGTAGCTGGACACATAACGCCAGTACCTGGTGGCGTTGGACCTATGACTGTTGCCATGTTGatgaaaaatactttaaatgcCGCTAAAAGTCAGGCCGGGTGTGCTGACAAGTAA
- the LOC108603863 gene encoding bifunctional methylenetetrahydrofolate dehydrogenase/cyclohydrolase, mitochondrial isoform X1 — MRFASNMAQIIDGNRIANEVRCEVRLQLEKFVGAGNRVPHLTAIIVGEDPASQTYVEKKIIACKEVGISSETKALPITTTQEELLKLIDELNNDDKVNGLLVQLPLPAGIDERIICNAVSAAKDVDGFNELNIGRLALDMKGIVPATPLGVKTLLERYNINTFGRNAVVIGRSKNVSLPIAILLHSDGRNATKGMDATVTICHRYTPPKELTRVCRQADIIVVAVGKPGLITKDMVKPGACIIDVGISRIPDEATGKFKLVGDVEFDEVREVAGHITPVPGGVGPMTVAMLMKNTLNAAKSQAGCADK, encoded by the exons TAACATGGCTCAAATCATCGATGGCAACAGAATCGCCAATGAAGTGCGGTGTGAAGTGCGTCTGCAGTTGGAGAAATTTGTGGGCGCGGGAAATCGTGTACCTCATTTGACGGCTATTATCGTGGGCGAAGATCCGGCTAGCCAGACATATGTggagaaaaaaattattgcatgtAAAGAGGTTGGCATTAGCAGTGAGACAAAGGCATTGCCCATTACTACCACCCAGGAGGAGTTGCTCAAGCTTATAGATGAGCTGAACAATGATGACAAGGTTAACGGATTGCTGGTACAGCTACCGCTACCGGCAGGGATCGATGAGCGTATCATTTGCAATGCGGTATCCGCCGCCAAGGACGTGGATGGATTTAATGAGTTGAACATTGGCCGCTTGGCCCTCGATATGAAGGGCATTGTGCCTGCGACGCCGCTTGGTGTGAAGACATTGCTGGAACGATACAACATCAATACCTTTGGCCGCAATGCTGTTGTGATTGGACGTTCTAAGAACGTTAGTCTTCCCATTGCCATATTGCTGCATTCGGATGGCAGAAATGCGACAAAAGGGATGGACGCTACCGTAACCATCTGTCATCGCTACACTCCTCCTAAAGAGCTGACTAGAGTTTGCCGACAGGCAGACATTATTGTAGTTGCAGTGGGAAAGCCAGGGCTTATTACAAAAGATATGGTCAAACCAGGAGCTTGCATTATTGATGTTGGCATTTCCAGAATTCCAGACGAGGCCACCGGAAAATTTAAGCTAGTTGGCGACGTTGAGTTTGATG AAGTACGTGAAGTAGCTGGACACATAACGCCAGTACCTGGTGGCGTTGGACCTATGACTGTTGCCATGTTGatgaaaaatactttaaatgcCGCTAAAAGTCAGGCCGGGTGTGCTGACAAGTAA
- the LOC108603862 gene encoding nuclear factor NF-kappa-B p110 subunit isoform X2 — protein sequence MVRGAAKMMNQYFDLDQGKNVVHLQSSPYHAAGSQNQLLASNGNLCMDFESGSNLPNANSNASFGNLNMYMSIDHHYFVTPTSNHLSHADAAADGGLSVKNEYPAILQIAEQPVEKFRFRYKSEMHGTHGSLNGINSKRTPKTFPEVELRNYKGPAVIRCSLFQTNLDSPHSHQLVVRKDDRDVCDPHDLHVSQERGYVAQFINMGIIHTAKKYIFNELLKKKQDRLVFQMGRRELSTKQVQELHQETEREAKDMNLNQVRLCFEAFKIESNQTWTQIAAPVYSNAINNRKSAQTGELRIVRLSKPTGGVMGNDELILLVEKVSKKNIKVRFFEENDDGETVWEAYAKFRESDVHHQYAIVCQTPAYKDKDVEREVPVSIELIRPSDDERSFPPLPFRYKPRDAIVSRKRRRTCSTLASSSSSSGGSTHNSMELPKTVPQQVQGHDQTISQEFGRDFHLDQLVNSESFREMIAQNSSELEKLCVPDLGALETDGHEHADSASTLNLAVMTVGSNRSLTSICLSNIFKLFDTTRRSGNECKLIESMGSKIAKLFTDHAVRNENNDTLLHEVISQKKDNLKLAIKTFQVMNYFKLKDLAMNALNADGDSGLHVACQYNRAHYIRPLLALGCNPNQQNYTGNTALHLAVKEESLDCIDSFLNGPTIKLDLSLKSDDGLTPLHMAIKRNKYDVAKKLINHDRSSINVANTTDGNNALHMAVLEQNVELLVLILDAQNLTNILLARNAAGYTPLELARVKGNDRCVRLLEEVYPDMGECAIGWIPLNVKEEVDSSSAEDDDESNADTQSLTHKIEGVNMILKTEHIEEHYGHGVADQEGDGGVDSSAQLDLLLSNKKKFMELVKLLNHPSATDPQKPKWQELAHESNMDQLVFLWSNAEGMLNYIHHKSSVSEYRSFSQSLQALGILNAED from the exons ATGGTTCGCGGAGCTGCAAAGATGATGAATCAATATTTTGACTTGGATCAGGGAAAAAATGTAGTCCAT CTGCAGAGCTCACCATACCATGCTGCCGGTTCACAAAATCAGCTGCTTGCATCAAATGGCAACCTCTGCATGGACTTTGAGAGCGGCAGCAATTTGCCTAATGCAAACAGTAACGCATCTTTTGGAAATTTAAACATGTACATGTCAATTGATCATCACTATTTTGTCACGCCCACATCAAATCACCTGTCACatgcagatgctgctgctgacggaGGGCTATCGGTTAAAAATGAATATCCAGCTATACTGCAGATTGCCGAGCAGCCGGTAGAAAAGTTTCGATTTCGCTATAAAAGCGAAATGCACGGAACTCATGGGTCGCTTAATGGGATCAATTCGAAGCGAACCCCGAAAACTTTCCCCGAGGTGGAGCTGCGTAACTACAAGGGACCAGCTGTGATACGATGCAGTTTGTTCCAAACGAACCTGGATAGCCCGCACTCGCATCAGTTGGTGGTGCGCAAGGATGACCGAGATGTATGCGATCCCCACGATTTGCACGTGTCACAGGAACGTGGCTATGTGGCGCAGTTTATTAACATGGGCATCATACACACCGCCAAGAAGTACATCTTCAACGAGTTGCTGAAAAAGAAACAGGACCGATTGGTCTTCCAAATGGGTCGACGCGAGCTTTCTACTAAGCAGGTGCAGGAACTGCACcaagagacagagcgagaggcaAAGGACATGAATTTAAATCAA GTGCGTCTTTGCTTTGAGGCCTTTAAGATCGAGAGCAACCAGACATGGACACAGATTGCGGCACCCGTGTACAGCAATGCCATTAATAACCGCAAGTCGGCACAGACAGGCGAGCTGCGCATTGTCCGCCTCAGCAAGCCGACTGGCGGTGTTATGGGCAACGATGAGCTAATACTGCTCGTAGAAAAGGTCAGCAAAAAGAATATTAAGGTGCGATTCTTTGAAGAGAACGATGATGGCGAAACAGTATGGGAAGCGTACGCTAAGTTCCGTGAATCCGATGTGCATCATCAGTATGCAATTGTCTGCCAAACGCCCGCCTACAAGGACAAGGACGTTGAGCGCGAAGTGCCCGTGTCCATTGAGTTGATACGACCCTCTGACGATGAGCGCTCTTTTCCGCCGCTACCGTTTCGTTACAAACCGCGGGATGCGATTGTGTCTCGTAAGCGGCGACGCACGTGCTCTACGCTAGctagcagtagcagtagcagcggTGGTAGCACACACAACTCAATGGAGCTTCCTAAAACGGTGCCGCAACAAGTGCAGGGGCATGATCAAACGATAAGTCAGGAATTTGGACGTGATTTTCACTTAGATCAGTTGGTGAACTCAGAGTCGTTTCGTGAAATGATTGCCCAAAACTCATCCGAGCTGGAAAAGCTATGCGTGCCTGATTTGGGTGCGCTGGAAACAGACGGGCATGAGCACGCCGATTCGGCTTCGACCCTCAACTTGGCAGTTATGACTGTCGGCTCCAATCGTAGCCTCACCAGCATTTGTCTGAgtaatatattcaaattgtttgacaCCACGCGACGCTCTGGCAATGAGTGCAAACTGATTGAGTCCATGGGCAGCAAAATAGCGAAACTTTTTACGGATCATGCGGTCAGAAATGAGAACAACGATACCTTACTGCATGAGGTCATTAGCCAAAAAAAGGACAATCTTAAGTTGGCCATCAAGACGTTTCAAGTTATGAATTATTTCAAGCTAAAGGATCTGGCAATGAATGCGCTGAATGCAGATGGTGACAGCGGATTACATGTTGCCTGCCAGTACAACCGCGCCCACTACATACGCCCGCTTTTAGCACTTGGCTGCAATCCCAACCAGCAGAATTATACGGGAAACACCGCGCTGCACTTGGCCGTGAAGGAAGAGAGTTTGGACTGCATTGACAGCTTCCTTAATGGGCCCACCATCAAGCTGGATCTGTCGCTTAAAAGCGATGACGGTCTGACGCCGTTGCACATGGCGATAAAGAGGAACAAATACGATGTAGCAAAGAAGCTGATTAATCATGATCGCAGTTCTATTAACGTGGCCAACACAACGGACGGCAACAACGCCCTTCACATGGCCGTACTGGAACAAAATGTTGAGCTCTTGGTCTTGATCCTTGATGCCCAGAACTTGACTAACATATTGTTGGCTAGGAATGCGGCGGGATACACGCCTTTGGAGTTGGCACGTGTCAAGGGAAATGACCGCTGTGTGCGTTTGCTGGAAGAGGTCTATCCTGATATGGGTGAATGCGCGATAGGATGGATACCGCTAAATGTCAAGGAAGAGGTGGACTCTTCCTCTGCAGAAGATGACGATGAAAGCAATGCTGATACGCAGTCCTTGACCCATAAGATCGAGGGTGTTAATATGATATTAAAAACGGAGCACATAGAAGAGCATTATGGGCATGGCGTTGCTGATCAAGAAGGGGATGGTGGTGTAGATAGCTCGGCGCAACTAGACCTGTTgctcagcaataaaaaaaagttcatgGAATTGGTTAAGTTACTCAATCATCCAAGTGCTACTGATCCTCAGAAGCCCAAGTGGCAGGAGCTTGCACATGAATCTAACATGGATCAGCTTGTATTCCTCTGGTCCAACGCCGAGGGCATGCTCAACTATATACATCACAAGTCAAGTGTTTCCGAGTACAGATCATTTTCACAATCACTTCAAGCTCTCGGAATATTAAATGCGGAGGATTAG
- the LOC108603862 gene encoding nuclear factor NF-kappa-B p110 subunit isoform X1 has protein sequence MVRGAAKMMNQYFDLDQGKNVVHVSNDCSSTSGYSSANSPTSMTLSPAHSPETLVLQNEFANLNLPATTNSPSPLQQLQSSPYHAAGSQNQLLASNGNLCMDFESGSNLPNANSNASFGNLNMYMSIDHHYFVTPTSNHLSHADAAADGGLSVKNEYPAILQIAEQPVEKFRFRYKSEMHGTHGSLNGINSKRTPKTFPEVELRNYKGPAVIRCSLFQTNLDSPHSHQLVVRKDDRDVCDPHDLHVSQERGYVAQFINMGIIHTAKKYIFNELLKKKQDRLVFQMGRRELSTKQVQELHQETEREAKDMNLNQVRLCFEAFKIESNQTWTQIAAPVYSNAINNRKSAQTGELRIVRLSKPTGGVMGNDELILLVEKVSKKNIKVRFFEENDDGETVWEAYAKFRESDVHHQYAIVCQTPAYKDKDVEREVPVSIELIRPSDDERSFPPLPFRYKPRDAIVSRKRRRTCSTLASSSSSSGGSTHNSMELPKTVPQQVQGHDQTISQEFGRDFHLDQLVNSESFREMIAQNSSELEKLCVPDLGALETDGHEHADSASTLNLAVMTVGSNRSLTSICLSNIFKLFDTTRRSGNECKLIESMGSKIAKLFTDHAVRNENNDTLLHEVISQKKDNLKLAIKTFQVMNYFKLKDLAMNALNADGDSGLHVACQYNRAHYIRPLLALGCNPNQQNYTGNTALHLAVKEESLDCIDSFLNGPTIKLDLSLKSDDGLTPLHMAIKRNKYDVAKKLINHDRSSINVANTTDGNNALHMAVLEQNVELLVLILDAQNLTNILLARNAAGYTPLELARVKGNDRCVRLLEEVYPDMGECAIGWIPLNVKEEVDSSSAEDDDESNADTQSLTHKIEGVNMILKTEHIEEHYGHGVADQEGDGGVDSSAQLDLLLSNKKKFMELVKLLNHPSATDPQKPKWQELAHESNMDQLVFLWSNAEGMLNYIHHKSSVSEYRSFSQSLQALGILNAED, from the exons ATGGTTCGCGGAGCTGCAAAGATGATGAATCAATATTTTGACTTGGATCAGGGAAAAAATGTAGTCCATGTGAGTAATGATTGCTCCAGCACAAGCGGCTACAGCAGTGCGAATTCACCCACATCGATGACATTATCGCCGGCCCATTCACCAGAAACTTTAGTGCTGCAAAATGAGTTTGCTAATCTTAATTTACCCGCTACAACAAATTCACCTTCACCACTACAACAGCTGCAGAGCTCACCATACCATGCTGCCGGTTCACAAAATCAGCTGCTTGCATCAAATGGCAACCTCTGCATGGACTTTGAGAGCGGCAGCAATTTGCCTAATGCAAACAGTAACGCATCTTTTGGAAATTTAAACATGTACATGTCAATTGATCATCACTATTTTGTCACGCCCACATCAAATCACCTGTCACatgcagatgctgctgctgacggaGGGCTATCGGTTAAAAATGAATATCCAGCTATACTGCAGATTGCCGAGCAGCCGGTAGAAAAGTTTCGATTTCGCTATAAAAGCGAAATGCACGGAACTCATGGGTCGCTTAATGGGATCAATTCGAAGCGAACCCCGAAAACTTTCCCCGAGGTGGAGCTGCGTAACTACAAGGGACCAGCTGTGATACGATGCAGTTTGTTCCAAACGAACCTGGATAGCCCGCACTCGCATCAGTTGGTGGTGCGCAAGGATGACCGAGATGTATGCGATCCCCACGATTTGCACGTGTCACAGGAACGTGGCTATGTGGCGCAGTTTATTAACATGGGCATCATACACACCGCCAAGAAGTACATCTTCAACGAGTTGCTGAAAAAGAAACAGGACCGATTGGTCTTCCAAATGGGTCGACGCGAGCTTTCTACTAAGCAGGTGCAGGAACTGCACcaagagacagagcgagaggcaAAGGACATGAATTTAAATCAA GTGCGTCTTTGCTTTGAGGCCTTTAAGATCGAGAGCAACCAGACATGGACACAGATTGCGGCACCCGTGTACAGCAATGCCATTAATAACCGCAAGTCGGCACAGACAGGCGAGCTGCGCATTGTCCGCCTCAGCAAGCCGACTGGCGGTGTTATGGGCAACGATGAGCTAATACTGCTCGTAGAAAAGGTCAGCAAAAAGAATATTAAGGTGCGATTCTTTGAAGAGAACGATGATGGCGAAACAGTATGGGAAGCGTACGCTAAGTTCCGTGAATCCGATGTGCATCATCAGTATGCAATTGTCTGCCAAACGCCCGCCTACAAGGACAAGGACGTTGAGCGCGAAGTGCCCGTGTCCATTGAGTTGATACGACCCTCTGACGATGAGCGCTCTTTTCCGCCGCTACCGTTTCGTTACAAACCGCGGGATGCGATTGTGTCTCGTAAGCGGCGACGCACGTGCTCTACGCTAGctagcagtagcagtagcagcggTGGTAGCACACACAACTCAATGGAGCTTCCTAAAACGGTGCCGCAACAAGTGCAGGGGCATGATCAAACGATAAGTCAGGAATTTGGACGTGATTTTCACTTAGATCAGTTGGTGAACTCAGAGTCGTTTCGTGAAATGATTGCCCAAAACTCATCCGAGCTGGAAAAGCTATGCGTGCCTGATTTGGGTGCGCTGGAAACAGACGGGCATGAGCACGCCGATTCGGCTTCGACCCTCAACTTGGCAGTTATGACTGTCGGCTCCAATCGTAGCCTCACCAGCATTTGTCTGAgtaatatattcaaattgtttgacaCCACGCGACGCTCTGGCAATGAGTGCAAACTGATTGAGTCCATGGGCAGCAAAATAGCGAAACTTTTTACGGATCATGCGGTCAGAAATGAGAACAACGATACCTTACTGCATGAGGTCATTAGCCAAAAAAAGGACAATCTTAAGTTGGCCATCAAGACGTTTCAAGTTATGAATTATTTCAAGCTAAAGGATCTGGCAATGAATGCGCTGAATGCAGATGGTGACAGCGGATTACATGTTGCCTGCCAGTACAACCGCGCCCACTACATACGCCCGCTTTTAGCACTTGGCTGCAATCCCAACCAGCAGAATTATACGGGAAACACCGCGCTGCACTTGGCCGTGAAGGAAGAGAGTTTGGACTGCATTGACAGCTTCCTTAATGGGCCCACCATCAAGCTGGATCTGTCGCTTAAAAGCGATGACGGTCTGACGCCGTTGCACATGGCGATAAAGAGGAACAAATACGATGTAGCAAAGAAGCTGATTAATCATGATCGCAGTTCTATTAACGTGGCCAACACAACGGACGGCAACAACGCCCTTCACATGGCCGTACTGGAACAAAATGTTGAGCTCTTGGTCTTGATCCTTGATGCCCAGAACTTGACTAACATATTGTTGGCTAGGAATGCGGCGGGATACACGCCTTTGGAGTTGGCACGTGTCAAGGGAAATGACCGCTGTGTGCGTTTGCTGGAAGAGGTCTATCCTGATATGGGTGAATGCGCGATAGGATGGATACCGCTAAATGTCAAGGAAGAGGTGGACTCTTCCTCTGCAGAAGATGACGATGAAAGCAATGCTGATACGCAGTCCTTGACCCATAAGATCGAGGGTGTTAATATGATATTAAAAACGGAGCACATAGAAGAGCATTATGGGCATGGCGTTGCTGATCAAGAAGGGGATGGTGGTGTAGATAGCTCGGCGCAACTAGACCTGTTgctcagcaataaaaaaaagttcatgGAATTGGTTAAGTTACTCAATCATCCAAGTGCTACTGATCCTCAGAAGCCCAAGTGGCAGGAGCTTGCACATGAATCTAACATGGATCAGCTTGTATTCCTCTGGTCCAACGCCGAGGGCATGCTCAACTATATACATCACAAGTCAAGTGTTTCCGAGTACAGATCATTTTCACAATCACTTCAAGCTCTCGGAATATTAAATGCGGAGGATTAG